Proteins from one Homalodisca vitripennis isolate AUS2020 chromosome 3, UT_GWSS_2.1, whole genome shotgun sequence genomic window:
- the LOC124358244 gene encoding uncharacterized protein LOC124358244, producing MKLNSSKCSVMSFGRLCNPRYFQYTLDGRALDRVFTVRDLGVTFSADFSFNAHVDDLCRRANRMLGFISRSTHGMTSPVVLKTLYSSFVRQLLEYASPVWSPYRLTLIWKLEAVQRRFLRLVGTRRGHKFREVPLADLQNELLLPDLLARRKAADVLFLAKLLNGLLDCPSLLAQVDIRIPSATRSRDLFGRRHSRRDYDFHGPLGRMMRLGNNFCHLVDLFHDRASAIRGRVLASLRGPV from the coding sequence atgaagttgaACTCTTCCAAGTGCTCTGTGATGTCCTTTGGCCGATTGTGTAATCCACGCTATTTCCAGTACACCTTAGATGGCCGAGCTCTGGATAGGGTGTTCACGGTGAGGGACTTGGGTGTTACCTTCTCTGCTGATTTCTCCTTTAACGCTCACGTGGATGATCTGTGCAGACGGGCAAACAGGATGTTGGGGTTCATCTCAAGGTCGACTCATGGCATGACGAGCCCTGTTGTTTTAAAAACGCTTTATTCTTCCTTTGTGCGGCAACTACTGGAATATGCTAGCCCCGTTTGGTCTCCCTACCGCTTAACTCTCATCTGGAAACTCGAGGCTGTCCAGAGGAGGTTCTTAAGGCTGGTGGGAACGAGGCGGGGACATAAATTCAGGGAAGTTCCTCTCGCGGATCTGCAGAACGAGCTACTCCTACCAGATCTCCTAGCCAGACGAAAGGCTGCAGATGTCCTGTTCCTTGCCAAATTGCTGAATGGTCTGCTTGACTGTCCTTCTCTCCTCGCACAAGTGGATATCCGCATTCCTTCAGCTACTCGGTCGCGTGATCTGTTCGGCAGGCGTCACTCTCGGCGGGATTATGACTTTCACGGTCCCCTCGGCCGAATGATGAGGCTGGGAAATAACTTCTGCCACCTTGTCGATCTTTTTCACGACCGTGCTTCGGCCATCCGGGGAAGAGTGCTGGCATCCCTCCGCGGTCCTGTGTAG